In the Ptychodera flava strain L36383 chromosome 1, AS_Pfla_20210202, whole genome shotgun sequence genome, tctagaataaaaatagggggtcaccgtgcaaattttggtactagagaaacaatttacccaagatttaccaatattagaaattcaaaatggccgccatccctgtgtttactctatggggaaaaataaaaatttttgaatttcgaaaaactaagccggtgaaaagttttctttcaccaagagctttaaaatgaacccccacatgtggtaaagcagaagagaattgtaaaagtttgagtctgaatgtctgtccccgaggtgcgttctaccttaacatggAACTAAACGCATCAAGTGTATACAATCAACCCTAGAAGGTTTTTTCAAAACTACCATAAACTCATTCCTAAAGCTTCGTGGATCAGACCATAGTTCTgtacaaacaaatcaaaacaaacaaattttcttGAATTCATCAGTTCCTGTGTGTGCATTCAGAAAGCTAAGCTTCCATTCATTGCCAAATATCAGTATTTACAAGTACATGTTGAACCTGTTCATCCCTGATTTAAAGTAAACTGGTCTGTGCTCACCATTAATAACAAtggctttgggccaaaccaAAGCTGTGAAATGGTAATGCAATGTTTCAATGAGAAAGTTTACCCTTAGTGTCtgagaatttttcttttttattctagGATGttcgtttatttttgttttatttatttattgcctATAATGTCTTTTAACTGTttctttatttcatattttctttgtttgtttacacatgCTGAGATGATAAGATTTTGTGTTCTCTGTGTATTGACTTTTCCCACTCCAGATAAAGAAACTCCATGACAAGGTAGACAAATGCAAGCAGGACAAGATCAAAGCCAAGGAGAAATATGAAAAGGCACTATCAGAGCTGACCAACTACAATGCACGGTACATGGAAGACATGACAGGACAATTCAACAAGACACAGGAATTCGAAACAAGGAGACTCAATTTCTTCAAGGAAGTCTTGTCAGATTTACATGCTAGATTAGATCTCTCATCTCAATCAAAGTAAGTTAATCTTCCAGCCCTTGAATTCAACTCTTTCATGGTATTTTTGACAATAAAGGGTGAAAACTGGAATTTAAATGGACTATGGCCAGCAAGAACACAAATTGCCTGGCCAGGAGTGTGGCACTGCTTTCCTGTTCACTTCAGCATTTATAAAGTACTGAACAAGTATAAAACTCTCCCCATCTTGAAtataaccctttgaatgctgtaattttttccctccaaaaattttggtgcaatattttacccattttcagaattttttcggtaatttgttttttgataacttttgaccaaattgacatcacatttcattggctaaagctttttatcaaaattttggcaattatcaaaaaagttgattggggtatattttataaaggcaacaaaaattgacttttgaattGAAAGTTGACATGAGGGAGCTATTGTATACAAACATTGACTGGTCATATAAGTGCACTTCTGTGCAAACATGGATCTCTCTCATTACACAATGTGCaactgtgagggcgctattgAAATACATGCAGTCTGTTCATGAGTGCAGTTCTGTTTAAAAAATGATCTGTCTCAAGATAACCTTCAAAATCAAAGTTGAAACCAAAATATCCTTATCATAACACACTACATCCTCTGCCACCCATGTGATTATGCATTCTGTATCAAGGAATAATCTGATATGTGGTTTTTTATTTTCCAGTTTCTCTCAGGTATACTCTGACTTCATACAGACTGTACAGAATGCAGATGCTGACAAAGACTTGAAATGGTGGAAGAACACACATGGTACGGGAATGGCCATGAGCTGGCCTGCATTTGAGGTCAGCACTCTctcttttgaagtcattctGGCATTTGAAGCATTGTAGGATCTCAAATGATAACAACAACTTTTCTGTTAACAGTGATAATGAGTGCATTGTTTTTAATGAGCAGATTTTACAGGGCTAGTACAAAGACTTTTGAATTGTACAAGTTACACTCACATAGTAGTATAGTTATGTTATTCTGAACTTTTGCTGTTTTTAATGGCCTCATCAGTGCTAGATGGAAATTAGAACTGAAAGAGGTCTTCAATTTGATTTGTCTGTCAATAAGTCTGTGTAACATTTCTGAAGTTCCGAAATGCACAAGATATCTGTCAGACATCAACTGCATTTTAGAAACAAATGTCAGTCACAtacatgtgtgtctgtgtctgtgtctgatTGAACTAGCCACTTAAACAAGCATTAGCTTAGCGTGTAATAGTTTTGGAAACTTATGTTATGAAAAGTATTTGATAATCATAAATTAACAGTTTGTACTTTGTAACTGAAACTGAATCCGTATGACTTGATTTGACATTTTGGTTTATAAGATTATTTTTTGAATTGCAGGAATATTCTGAAGAGATGCATTCAATCAGTTCCAAGAAGAAAAGCAAGGGTAATGTTGGTGGAGGTGATGGTGTCATGTTGACTAATGCGTCGTTCAAGGGCAACTCAGAATTTTCAGCTAACAGTAGTTTGGGCATGGGCGATGCTGGGATCCATCAAGTCGGAGACAGGTCAGTTTTTGTGCATCTTTGACTGTATGTCAGGGTGTTTGTCAGcatgtctgtctgcctctcgGTTTGTCAGTGTGTCTGTTGGTTTGTCAGTGTGTCTGTCCATTAGTTTGTCTGTGTCTGTTTTGGTATCTTGGTATTTTGTTGAAGGGCATCtgctttttgttttcaaagcgAAGAAGACAAAGCTTGATGTGATTCTAAATGGGCTGTTTTTAGTTCTGAGATTGTTAATGTACCTCCATTACACTCATAAGATGCATCTGTACAAAAAGTGAGGTGATAAGGTTTCTACTATATCTCAATAAGATTTGATAAGTAAACATTGTCTTCGTGGATTCTTCTCTCATGcaatatgtgtgtgtatctgtgctTAGTTGCACTAAaatggaacaaaaataattaacattcaaaaacaagaaacaatagagttttcaatttattaaactcaaaaaaattcagaaattcaaaaaGTAAGGAATTCAGAATTATTTATTGGTGTTCCGACATAACTTcctttaaaattgaaaagaaacaaagaaataattGTATGGAGATCCTCTTCTGTCTCATTTGTGTAAAACAGTAAAGATTAAGTTAATAATCATACATGGAGATCATCATGTACAGACATTTTTTGTCAGTTTGCattgtgttcttgttttcaTGTCAATGGGCCTACTCCGGAATGAAAGGTACCAAACGTGTTCTACAGATACTGTAGAGCCAAGAGGTATCATGGCTGTACAAACAAACGCATGTGTCCAAATGGGAAATGGAATTATGTTTTCCTATATTTGTGTGTGCATATGGTTCTGTTTGTGCTGGCCTTCTTTCAGATTCCAGGGTTCGTCGATTCAAATGTGTTCACGTTCTCATCGTCACTTGTCTATTTTTTTTCCATCCATTTGCCATCTTGTTCGTCTTGTCACTTAGTGGCTACCAATCATCTTCACAAACCCCAAGCAGATTCAATGCCTATAACGATTACGCACAGCAAAGCTACAGTCAGCCATCACCAGAACCAGACGTCACGCCAAGGTTAGTCGGTTTTACCCTCGTCCAGTTGCCCATCTCAGGAACTGAAACCTGTATTACGGCTGGTAATCAACATGTCAGTGTCCTGTTTGTGTGTTTCCTATGTTAAACCCTTCCATTGACATGGTTTCACCCAAgtgtattgttatcaatggtgagtgtggacctgtttacagggaattaggggtgaacaggttagacaaacAAACTAGTAAGTACCCATGCCACCATGTATGTACTGTCCGATGTTTCACCAGATTTATGGGTGTTGCCTCCATTATCTTGAATGGATGTAGTTGGACCTATATACATGGAAATATGGTGTCAAAGGGTCTCAGCGGTTTACTTATTTGTAGCGTCAGCCTGGTAGCTGTAGATGGCTTTGCACTGCCAGGATAGCAATGATATTGTGAGCTTAGTATAACATTTTGTGTATTGGGAGCAAGCAACGTAGCATAGCATCTTGTGCCTTGTGTAAATGTTCTATAGACTTCTGTGGAATCTTGTTTTTCAATAGAATCCTATAGGAGATCTATAAGTAATAGAACCATAGTCTATAGTCTTTCTCATAAGGGGTCTATTGGGAGCTTCCAAGTAGAATGTAGCATAACATGTTGTGTATTTGGAGCTAGCAAGTAGAATTTAGCACAACATATTGTGTATTTGGTGGTGGGAAGTAGAATATAGCATGGTGGtgttgttggttgttgtttCTAAATATCAAGCATGTACACACATGGCCACAAGCAAAAAGAAAGCAGACTTGAAATGTGGTTTCCTCTTTGAAACGGAATATTCGTATTCATCACATACCTCGTCCATAATCTCAGTTGTGAACCATTGATTTGCATCCAGATGGTAAACATCGTTTTTGCACCAGTATAGCAAAGACCCATTAATTCTTGTGCAGTTTTAGAAGCTTTTACCATGCAAtttaaaagtgaaaaacttaccATGAGGAGCCAGAAAGCACTTGCCATGCATATTATGTAAAATGTACACAAAGATTGCAATACTGTCTATGATGAAGATGAGTAATACTTGAaagatttatcaaattttcaaagagGAAATTCGATGAGGTGtattatgaaatacattttgatTTGGCATTTGCAGGTaacagtatatatgtgtttCTCCCCCCCCTCCACCGTTGAGTCGCCTGTGATTTGGTTTCCTGTGTACAGTGACAACATTGACATTGTTTGTTGGGTCATAATGACTCACGTCATAAATGTCTGCAAACTCGTAAAGAATTGGATGAAACCCCTGAAATTCAAGCTCAAAGTCTCAGAGCTGTGGGTTTTTTATGGTTATTCACACAAAAGTCGCCTCACTTACTTGCAGAAAATTCTGCTAAAGTTACTGCCTTTCACAAAAACTCCCCGACTTTCATAAATTGGCAAAATATGAAAGTgcaaacagagagagagagaagacagACCAATTGTACATTTTAGAAAGCCTTCAGACACACTGTCAATCAAGTCAAACTTCCAGGACAGACGCAATCAGGATAAAAAAACATATGCATAACTGAGCCAATTCATTGTCtattttctgtctgtctttgatGTGGCATATTGTGAACAGTATTTGCAAGGTCATATGTTGTCTGTACATGCTGTTATGTCAAGTAACACTGTGTGGCTTGTACATTTTGTGAAGTTCTGTATCAGTGTTCTGTAGTATGTAGATTGTAGATAAATGAGTGTAACCGATTGACAAGTAGTATGAATAGTATAATACATCGTTATAATGATGAATTACACCAGCCACAAAGTATTTTCTGCTACTGTACCAGTGTTTTTCAGATATGATTAATGTGAAATCAGAATATACTTGCAAATGGATTTGTTTTGCTTTATAGTGTGTATTATTCAACACTGATTTCTCAACACCATATAATTTCATAATCTGAAAGTTTGCCAATATTTAGATTTTTCCGACTATCTTAAGGTAGTACACATATCAAAattgacttcaacttttgctcaaacatccCTCAACtaaacttttattttctttgaaccATCCTCTCATcaaacaataatgaaaatcaggggtcgctgtacaaagtttggtactagagaaacaatttacctAACAgttccgatatttgaaattcaaaatggtatcagtccctgtgttaactctgtgacAAAAGATTAAATTTGTGATGTTCACAAAAGTAAGATGGTGAAAGCTTTACTTAATCATGAAAACGATAACATGGCATTTAACACCTAGAGGtgctttggagagtagaacaagaacttggaGTTGAtgtacaatacaaaaataggatagtaaaaaaaaattgacaaaagttacagctgcagACCCTATAATGATGATATTGTGTCATTCCAACAGTGCCATGGATCAAGAAGCTGATCCTAATCCTTTCAATGATGAGTGGGATGACCAGGAAGCCGTCGGTGTACCAGTCAGGGCTTTGTATGACTACGAAGGAGCTGAAGAAGATGAGTTGACGTTCAAAAGTGGTAAGATCTTCCATACGCGGTACTGGAAACACAGTGTAggcatgtgtatgtgtgtgtgtgtgtttgtgtgtggaACGTGCGTTGGGCTCTCCATCTATATATGTGTTTAGCGTATCGCAGGATGTATATTCGGTAAGGGACTTTGATGTGACCCATTGCATGTACTGGTGTAAGGCGTTGAGATTGTACTGACtgtgaaattgaaaaatacagttGCACAGTGGTCCGATGTCATGTTTGTATAAATTTTAGTGATTGAAATGCTTCTTCGTACATCAGGAGTAAAGTGATTAATTTAAAAAGCAAGTATTTTGTGTGTTTAACATCTGTGTATACTCACAAACTCATTTATGTGCTTGTCAATAATCTGCCCACCAAGCCAATATGATGCACCACTGCCTCTCAGTTTTCCTTTGAATGCAAGAAAATTTCCTACATTATGGTGTGTCGATATAGAACTTACTCAAGACAGTTTCAAGACATTGCTAAATTGAATCAAAGAGTTCAGATACCATGTGTGCCATAGAGCAAGGTGAATTTCCAGAGAACAGAAAGAAACTTGTGGAGTGAATTTTAACCAAACTCTCTGCATGACactttgaaagttttcttaTGTATAACAAAAGAGAAAACTGTATGTTGCCAAATAATCGATAGTCATCGATGCACGTTTCACATACACACTGTGTTCATGCACAGATATCATTAAGCATGGTATTTTTAAAGGGTAGAAGCCATTTGCTTTCCAACTGAAAACATTTCTGAACTCTCTGACTGTATTCatgaatttcccaaaatttctgTTCATGGTCCCTATCCCAGTACATGTAGTACGGGAAATTTTCACCAATCAAAAAGAACTTTCATCAGTAATTaaacaaatatcatggaaaggAATCGGTAGATTCCTGTATTTGCCAAGGAGACTCGGATAAAAACtaacagaaaatttcaaataaacactGGCTGCaataacattttaaaagtatatttttaagTTGTAGCACTAGAAAATCACTTGACAAAGATAGAAAAATTCCAACAAGGAAATGAGAAGCCCCCTCCCCCCTTCCCACCTAATATTaactttgtgaatttttttcaggtACTGTATTCACAAAGCTGGAGGATGAAGATGAGCAAGGCTGGTGTAAAGGAAGGATAGACGGCAAAGTTGGATTGTATCCAGCCAACTATGCAGAACCTGTGTAGTGCTGTAAACCTATAAATATTCGTTATTCAAAtgtcatacatacacacacacttaTATCCAGTGTTTCTCCTAAGAATCGCCCTTCATCAAAAAGTTTTGAATTCCCCGATGACAAGGAAGTATCTCTAATTTGTAGTTGTACTGGAGATTTCATAATCAGGAACCCTTGAAATTTAACTCTGGAAAGTCATTGAAAATCTGGAAGTTCATCAGCTGAACAGTAACGCATCACTTACTTTCTGAGTAATCCACACTTGTAAAAACCTGTGCTTGTGCTTtcatgaattgaaaaaaaaaccctgtAATTGGGATAGTGTGTAATAAATACACACACTTATGTTTAAATTCATCTCTCCTCCAGTCATAGGCTTaacagtatctgtatttttgtttagATAGCAAAATATTTCCAAACATTTGATTTAGGATtataaaatagaaataaaaaatagttgTTCTGATGTAGATATCTGCATCAGAACTCATCATTGTGTACTGTCAAAGAAACCATTTGAGAGTAGCAATTGATATCGCAAAGTGGTTTGATTCCCTGGTGTTGTGAGAGAAACATATTTGTTTTCTGAATTCAGAGAGAAAGGTACGGGTGTTCATTGAGTATTTTCCCCCCTGAGTTACTGATGAgtaacaaatttacagagtagGGTTTTTACAGCATAGAGACACATGAGTGCCAATAGTTGAAGAGTTTGATATCATGTATAATGTGTAGCAGTGTTAGGATACCACAGATAGGATAACAATGATTACTAAATGTTACACTGTATCAAAAGGCAATAACTGCAACTTTTGcaacatttcaaacttttttgacaaagtttATATGTTTTTCACCGCTTGCGTAACCCCCTGGATTTTTGCAAGCTTTGATATGCCCATGCTGTAGATTTGTTGCTAGGAGAAACCATGTTTATTGATTTACGGGTGGAGCCTAACTGTGTTGTACAATTGGCTTTGATACCCTCAAACCATGTTTGGCCATACTGTAGAGGCTGTCACACATTCACCTGTACTGTATGATGACCAAGCATGCACTGTTCAATCCCAGGATGCACTGTTCAATCCCAGAATGCACTGTGCAATCCCAGCATGCATTTAACTTCTCATACCACAGCAATAAGTTTAGTCTTGTGTGATATTAATATCTATTTACATTTTGGTAACTGTTTGAAACTAAATTAATGCGATTTGCCCGCTTTTCCCTTCAAGTGTTGTGAAAGACCAAGTCAGCTTTAAAacacatttcaaagaaattgcagAATTGAGTTATATTCGTAGTTGAAAATGTAGCAACGTCCTTTACAAGTCTACCAGAGACTCTTTGTCCATTCAGTCAGAAATATTTTCAGTCAGTTGAGTCTAAGAAAGTACAGAGAACAGCGTTTTTCAGTTTCAGCTCATAAAACAAATCTTGTCACCAAATTCCCACTGTCAACAGTATTGTTGCTGCCATTTTGTCAAGTGCCGTCATTTCATGGCATGGTGCATCAACGTCTCTCTGCACTTATATTTTGCTTGATCAGAAATGTCTGCAGTGCAAGTCACAACTGCAGGAAAGTAGGAAAGAGACAGAATGAAAACTTGATATATTTTACGATGACTGGCATGAATTTATCATCAAATCACTTGAGGCATTAAAATTGTAGATAGGTGCatgaaaaatttgaatgttACATGCCATGGTATGTAGTGGATTCCATCATATCATTCTTACTGATTGCCGTGTCATAGGttatgaataattttgaatattatggTGGTTACAAATCATGTCATAGGTCAACATGAAagtttattcagaatattataTTATGAATTTATGTTTGACTAGTACATATAACCGGGtaacttcaaaattttgtatcagAAATAATCGAAAACCCTTTCTTTTGACTTTTCCAGGGTGTTTAATAATGATCAATGATGTGTGTATATTATATTTTGTGTGCCTGCTACGTAATTTCTGTAATTTATAAAGTTAAAAGTCACAATCCATATTCTGTTTATGATAACAAAGTAAATGCATGGAAGAATTTTTCCTGTCCTTGTGTGTGTATGCTGTCAGGTTGAAAACAGATAAAATGTTGTGACCTTTTGAGTTCAAAGT is a window encoding:
- the LOC139131146 gene encoding protein kinase C and casein kinase substrate in neurons protein 1-like isoform X2 → MSQYSEENIAAPGTDSFWEIGNYKRTVKRIDDGNKLCNDLMTMIQERSEIEKAYAKHLRQWAKKWNDLVDKGPEYGTMASAWKAVLTEAERKCDIHLDVKEHLITDVHQKVKQWQKENYHKKMLSFKETVESEEGFKKAQKPWAKLLVKVNSSKKAFHNTCKLEKSAINGENNAKEDPSLSPDHIKKLHDKVDKCKQDKIKAKEKYEKALSELTNYNARYMEDMTGQFNKTQEFETRRLNFFKEVLSDLHARLDLSSQSNFSQVYSDFIQTVQNADADKDLKWWKNTHGTGMAMSWPAFEEYSEEMHSISSKKKSKGNVGGGDGVMLTNASFKGNSEFSANSSLGMGDAGIHQVGDRFNAYNDYAQQSYSQPSPEPDVTPSAMDQEADPNPFNDEWDDQEAVGVPVRALYDYEGAEEDELTFKSGTVFTKLEDEDEQGWCKGRIDGKVGLYPANYAEPV
- the LOC139131146 gene encoding protein kinase C and casein kinase substrate in neurons protein 1-like isoform X3 → MSQYSEENIAAPGTDSFWEIGNYKRTVKRIDDGNKLCNDLMTMIQERSEIEKAYAKHLRQWAKKWNDLVDKGPEYGTMASAWKAVLTEAERKCDIHLDVKEHLITDVHQKVKQWQKENYHKKMLSFKETVESEEGFKKAQKPWAKLLVKVNSSKKAFHNTCKLEKSAINGENNAKEDPSLSPDHIKKLHDKVDKCKQDKIKAKEKYEKALSELTNYNARYMEDMTGQFNKTQEFETRRLNFFKEVLSDLHARLDLSSQSNFSQVYSDFIQTVQNADADKDLKWWKNTHGTGMAMSWPAFEEYSEEMHSISSKKKSKGNVGGGDGVMLTNASFKGNSEFSANSSLGMGDAGIHQVGDSAMDQEADPNPFNDEWDDQEAVGVPVRALYDYEGAEEDELTFKSGTVFTKLEDEDEQGWCKGRIDGKVGLYPANYAEPV
- the LOC139131146 gene encoding protein kinase C and casein kinase substrate in neurons protein 1-like isoform X1, with product MSQYSEENIAAPGTDSFWEIGNYKRTVKRIDDGNKLCNDLMTMIQERSEIEKAYAKHLRQWAKKWNDLVDKGPEYGTMASAWKAVLTEAERKCDIHLDVKEHLITDVHQKVKQWQKENYHKKMLSFKETVESEEGFKKAQKPWAKLLVKVNSSKKAFHNTCKLEKSAINGENNAKEDPSLSPDHIKKLHDKVDKCKQDKIKAKEKYEKALSELTNYNARYMEDMTGQFNKTQEFETRRLNFFKEVLSDLHARLDLSSQSNFSQVYSDFIQTVQNADADKDLKWWKNTHGTGMAMSWPAFEEYSEEMHSISSKKKSKGNVGGGDGVMLTNASFKGNSEFSANSSLGMGDAGIHQVGDSGYQSSSQTPSRFNAYNDYAQQSYSQPSPEPDVTPSAMDQEADPNPFNDEWDDQEAVGVPVRALYDYEGAEEDELTFKSGTVFTKLEDEDEQGWCKGRIDGKVGLYPANYAEPV